Proteins from a single region of Leptotrichia hongkongensis:
- a CDS encoding cysteine ABC transporter substrate-binding protein, producing the protein MKKNFERFVKIIAILVLGVFAISCGKGGKGSAEPGSIEAIKKVGKIRIGVFGDKPPFGFVDENGKNQGYDIYLAKRLAKDLLGDENKIEFITLEAANRVEYLLSNKVDIILANFTVTDERKQKVDFAKPYMKVSLGIVSPEGAPIKDVKELKGKKLIVNKGTTAEIYFTKNHPDIELLKYDQNTETFNALLDKRGAALAHDNTLVFAWATENPGFVVDIKQLGDQDYIAPAVRKGNKELLDWLNTEIDALTKEGFFEKAYKATLEPVYGNKVDPKTVIIENK; encoded by the coding sequence ATGAAAAAGAATTTTGAAAGGTTTGTAAAAATTATTGCAATCTTAGTTTTAGGAGTATTTGCAATAAGCTGTGGAAAAGGTGGAAAGGGAAGTGCTGAACCAGGATCAATTGAGGCAATAAAAAAAGTAGGAAAAATAAGAATAGGAGTATTTGGAGATAAGCCGCCATTTGGATTTGTTGATGAAAATGGGAAAAATCAAGGTTATGATATTTATTTGGCAAAAAGACTTGCAAAAGATTTATTAGGTGACGAAAATAAAATAGAATTTATCACATTAGAAGCTGCAAACAGAGTGGAATATTTATTATCAAATAAAGTTGACATTATTCTAGCGAACTTTACAGTAACAGACGAAAGAAAACAAAAAGTTGATTTTGCAAAGCCTTATATGAAGGTATCACTAGGGATTGTTTCACCAGAAGGTGCTCCAATAAAAGATGTGAAGGAGCTGAAAGGTAAAAAATTGATAGTTAACAAAGGAACAACAGCAGAAATCTACTTTACTAAAAATCATCCAGATATAGAATTACTAAAATATGACCAAAACACAGAAACATTTAACGCATTATTAGATAAAAGGGGAGCTGCACTTGCACACGATAATACTCTAGTATTTGCATGGGCAACAGAAAATCCAGGATTTGTTGTGGATATTAAACAGCTAGGGGACCAGGACTACATTGCTCCAGCTGTAAGAAAAGGGAACAAGGAATTGTTAGATTGGCTAAATACTGAAATAGATGCTCTTACTAAGGAAGGGTTCTTTGAAAAAGCATATAAAGCAACTCTTGAGCCTGTTTACGGAAATAAAGTTGATCCAAAAACAGTGATTATCGAAAATAAATAG